In a single window of the Rhodamnia argentea isolate NSW1041297 chromosome 2, ASM2092103v1, whole genome shotgun sequence genome:
- the LOC115751649 gene encoding uncharacterized protein LOC115751649 — translation MMEAMESSINGGFSQLQSYGDSSEEELSVLPRHTKVVVTGNNRTKSVLVGLQGVVKKAVGLGGWHWLVLTNGIEVKLQRNALSVIEAPTGNEEDDDLDYENGHWNASDMTSDDTQKSHRSRHRVHKSSGSYHKTMSRTHSCDSQSKGSISTRGSMKVDLRKLEMAALWRYWRHFNLVDAVPNPSKEQLIDVVQRHFMSQEMDELQVIVGFVQAAKKLKTVCK, via the exons ATGATGGAAGCAATGGAGAGTTCGATCAACGGTGGGTTCTCGCAGCTGCAGAGCTACGGCGACAGCAGCGAGGAGGAGCTCTCCGTCCTGCCGCGTCACACCAAGGTTGTCGTCACCGGGAACAACCGCACCAAGTCCGTCCTCGTCGGCCTCCAGGGCGTGGTCAAGAAGGCCGTCGGCCTCGGGGGTTGGCATTGGCTG GTTCTAACAAATGGCATAGAAGTCAAGCTACAGAGGAATGCCCTCAGCGTGATTGAAGCTCCTACTGGTaatgaggaagatgatgatcTGGACTATGAGAATGGGCATTGGAATGCGTCGGACATGA CATCCGATGACACTCAAAAGTCCCACAGATCAAGGCATCGAGTGCACAAATCATCTGGATCATACCACAAGACCATGAGCAGGACTCATTCTTGTGATTCACAATCTAAGGGATCAATTTCTACTCGTGGGTCCATG AAAGTTGACCTCAGGAAATTGGAGATGGCTGCTTTATGGAGATATTGGCGCCATTTCAATCTC gtGGATGCTGTACCCAACCCATCGAAAGAGCAACTCATTGATGTTGTTCAAAGACATTTCATGTCTCAG GAAATGGACGAGTTGCAGGTCATTGTGGGTTTCGTTCAGGCCGCAAAGAAACTGAAGACTGTCTGCAAGTGA